The following are from one region of the Mus caroli chromosome 13, CAROLI_EIJ_v1.1, whole genome shotgun sequence genome:
- the Ccl28 gene encoding C-C motif chemokine 28 — protein sequence MASSCCTEVSHHVSRRLLERVSSCSIQKADGDCDLAAVILHVKRRRICISPHNRTLKQWMRASEVKKNGRENVCSGKKQPSRKDRKEHTSRKHRARGTHRHEASR from the exons ATGGCCTCCAGCTGCTGCACTGAAGTGTCTCATCATGTTTCCAGAAGACTTCTGGAGAGAGTGAGTTCCTGCAGCATCCAGAAAGCTGACGGGGACTGTGACCTGGCTGCTGTCAT CCTTCATGTTAAACGTAGAAGAATCTGCATCAGCCCTCACAATCGTACTTTGAAGCAGTGGATGAGAGCCTCAGAGGTAAAGAAGAATGGCAGAGAAAACGTCTGTTCTGGGAAAAAACAACCCAGCAGGAAGGACAGAAAAGAGCACACTTCGAGAAAGCACAGAGCACGTGGAACACACAGGCATGAAGCCTCTCGTTAG